In the genome of Neodiprion fabricii isolate iyNeoFabr1 chromosome 4, iyNeoFabr1.1, whole genome shotgun sequence, the window CCCTGCCGAGGTTTTTTACCACAGAAAGAAACCCCCTTTTCACATTCTCAGGGAGTATAGGCTATCAATTTTTAAGTATAAAACCGCAATACtgatcaaacattttttattaacaaaacTTTTACCCAGATACCCCATGTATAATACCCAGAATTATTGATTAACAATTTTATCTTTTGTTACAGCTATGCGAACTATAGGtaagtgtataatatatacagaaACGTTTGGCCCATAACCACAAGATCAGAAAtaggaataaataaaagttacACATTACAATGTTCACACAACTGAACGAGTTGCCCTCTTTTATCCACGTTTAGTTAAAGTAAGCGTTGAACATATCATCTAGAGTCAACGTCGAGAGAAATAATTCAGCCGCAACGCCAAGTCATTTTTCGATAATACACCTCCTCAATGTCGTTTCAGTTTAAGGCGATTCAAAAACTATCGACGGTTAATCTTGATTTCGGTTTGAACGCGGATTGAACGCATTTAATCTCATGCGGTAGCGTCATAAATGGTTTACAATCTAGCATCCTGTGAAGGATTGATCGTCACCGTTTGAAAATTCGGAACTGTTGCCAAAAACAACCCTCCTGTAGTTGTTGTAGAGCATTTCCTGTAGCTGTCGGGCGTGATGGGCGTCCCTGGTCTCGCATACGACCTTGACCTCGACGCTGAATATGTCCGACATGATCCAGGCCCGCTCGTGCATGATGTCTTTTATGGATACCCCGATGTCGGCGACCATCTTGCAGAGCTCGGAGATCCCTCCTGGACGGTCGGACACCGTCACTGTGAACTTGAGGAGGCGACCCTCGGCGGCAAGTCCGCGCTCCAGGCACCTACCCAGGATCGTCGTATCTATGTTGCCACCGCAGAGGGGGAGGACCACTCTAAAACAGATTTTAACCGATGTAGGTGAGGCAGCAACGCCCTCGAAGAGGTGCGGGCTAAGGGATGGCCCGTTTAACGGTTAATTAACTTTTACGATTATACTTCGTTTCGGGTCGTTACGTAACGACGCCCGGAAACGACGACGGAATGACGCGCGAACTCTGGATGGAACGACTGACGAAGAACCACCACCCCCATGCTTCGTTGTTTCTCAAGGATCGCTACTCCTTGTCGTATACCTACCATCTTCCTGCGGGATCGAGTATCAGAAAACGGGAAAACCGGGGTCCCAGGAAAAACGGTCTTACAGGTACTGTGAGGAACATTATGCATTCGAACTACCAGAAATCACATTCCATGAGCTcgtaaaattgtacaaaattgttTTATGAGTTACGAAACTACTAAGTTGGTGTGGCATTTGAAACGATGGCGATCGGAACATCGTTCAGCTCTTCGTTGGAGGAACTGAGCCGTTACTTTCCTAATGAGCTGCTTGAGAGATGTTGGAATCTTTGGTTGCGAACTCAAATGGTGTCACCTCACCTTTTTCCTTTCAGTTCGTCGAGCTGTCCTGCGAGAATGGCGGCCAATCCCGTAGCTCCGGCACCCTCGACTATGCACTTCTCACTTTCGACCAACTTCAAGATCGCTATGGCGATCCACTCCTCCTTGACGACGACTAGCTTGTCAATCAGCGGATCGGCAGTAACGAAGGCGTTGTAGCCAACCATAGGAACGGCCAGACCATCGGCTAGAGTCGATTCGATCGGTGTGTAAGTTGGACGACCGGCTGTCCGGGCTGCCGTGAAACTTGCGCACCTGTGGGACTCGACGCcctgggaaaaatcggtcaaaaGTAGAAAAGCGGTTCTGAGAGGCCTTTTGGGGAGAAAGAATTATACAGTTTCATTactttttaactttttttctctttttaacgTGTCACCCGAAAAATTTGCCGTAAAACCCAGAGaaagtaggaaaatatttagaagtCACAATATTTTCCTACTTCCACCAGTTTCTTTtagtatttatcaaatatacttCGAGTGGctcgttataaaaaaaaaaaaaaaatgtcaaataagGAACTACTCTGTTATACTGTATTTTAGGATACGTTGGAATTAATGCTTCTGATTCTTCCAATTCTTACTATAACTTTCACATGCGGATGCAGGGTTTTTATCGCCAGTGCAACACCGGCGATGAGACCTCCTCCTCCGACGGGAACGACAACGGCATCGATATCTGGAACCTGCTCCACGACCTCCAATCCCAATGTTCCTTGACCGGCCATGATGTGCGGATGATCGTAGCTGGAGGAGGGAAAGACCGCATATCACACTTGTGACAGTGGACATAGACGCCAAACTGAGTCGGGAATATTGTTCCTACCCGTTGATGTAGACGAGGCCCTTTTCCTTGCCGATCTGCATGGCGTTCTGCTTGGCCTCACCCATGTCCGAACCCTGGACGACGACCGTTGCGCCGTGCTGTTTGCACGCCGCGATTTTCATGATCGGCGCCACAGCCGGCATCACGACTGTCACCGGTATTCCAAGTTTTGCCCCATGGTAGCAAAGTGCCAAGGCATGGTTGCCCAGGGAGGCCGATATCACTCCGTTACGTTTCTGCTCGTCGGAGAGCATCAGCAAAGCGTAGCGAGCGCCTCGCTCCTTGAAGCTTCCCGTGGTTTGCAGGAAGTCCTTCTTCAAGTACAGCTCCATGCCCATGGAGTCCGACAGCCGGGATCTCTGTTCGACGGAGGTTTCGGGTGAGTGTCATGAAAAATGATGTTTGTGCTATTGGAAGCGAATCGAAGACTTCCGATTGCTCGATATACAGTGATATTTACATACCGCACATGGTGTGTTGATTATCCCCGACTTGATTTTGAACGCGGCTGAGGTCACGTCTTCGAAGGTGATTTTTTGCGGATTTCCTTCGACGCAGTAAGGGTCAAAGACTGACTCATCTCCCTGTAAAATCAAATCGTTGTACGTATATGCGGGCGTGAAACCATTGAACTACTGCGATAAGTCCAAGCAATATTCAGTTAGTAATTATTCAGTTCCTTGATTTTACGTAAATACTCCTGCTGTGCCATATCTCCCTATTATGATAGAATATGGAACGTCGATAGTCTTTTGTCACCGCACATATTGACTCAATGACTCGACGCTCATTACTGATAACGCGCGTATATTGGGTCAAAGGTTCGTGCTGAGTCAAAAAACCGTTAATCGGTACTTACACGCGTCTCTCTTTGCTTAAGGGCGGAACCCAGATTAGACCGATCGAaaaatcgtcttttttttattgcacgaATCGTTAGTATAACTATTGAAGAATATgtggtcaaaatttcaaagcaaaaTTCCCATTAGTTCGAATGCAATGAGCACTTAAGTGACCGCCCGTCGGTTCTGTGAAGAAGCGCACGGTAATTATAACGGAGCGgtcgcccagacccttctttTCCAGCTACCTGCCTCAATACCGCTGTGCTATTGAATAATAGAATGACGCATATGAGCAAGAAGAGGGATTGCTATATGATGCTGGAATAGCTGATTAACCGGTgagcattttttataattaattattgccttgaatttctcgttttcgctacattttatttcaaacgcgtttttctcgaaacgacATTTTTTCGACTTGCGTACATTCTAGCTCAAAAAGTTATTGATCAATCGTTCTGAAATTTGGTGTaaatattctttattcaaTTCCACGTGATATGAACCTAATTCGGGgattatattgttattaaaaatatatgtttttatgcaagaaagatgaaaaaatatagtataaaAACATGACATTGTGTTCAAACACCTCAAAAacatgcaattttcaatttgtttgatCAAAATTAGGTTCATATTcttagaaaatatatttttaatgaaaaaaaaaaatcctgacgattacagataaaaattgcgaCGTCAGGGATGTACGCAAGCCAAATGCTCGGACGGCAATCGCCCATGGACTGCACTCGGTAACTCCACTATTTCCGGCggaaatgatttgaaaaaatttcaaagtgtgcttgaaaacataaataaaatatcctcCAAGTTTAAACATTTTGTGATTATTCCTttctggttaaaaaaaatcatgaaaaacagcaaaatttcGACCTCATAAACCGGTTTCCCCCCTTAAAGTCTACGATTCACGTTGTTGGTCTTCAAGATCAACTCTGTGATAAATGTTGCTATGATAAATTCGCAGAATCGGTTAATGTTCTCAACCTTGGAATATGGATGTGAAtcacaaaaagtatcgaatgCCTGAACGTTAGTCATTGAAACTGTCACAGGACTGTCGTTATTATTCAatggaatttcatttttttttttttgtttacaacaCTTTGTGAAATATGAATCTCAGTGTTATACTTTTTAACTGTGTTAAACTTACGTGAAACCGATAAATCGAAAACCCATTATTGGTAATGTTAATTCGCGTTCGAAGATGTGACAACCGATCAAAGTGCATTGTTCAAAACGAGTGCGTGAtggatgaaattatttacttcaatttttcacaaggTACGGAACTTGAACATAAAATTCAATCCTAAATTATCCCGTGTAACACCCTCGCCCTGCAGTAGAGTTTGATGAAGATTATAAGGGAATTAGATAACTTACCGTAGAAATCGAGGAGACGGAAATGTTGCTAGTGCTCGAGTAACTCTTGTTAACTCCATTTGAAGCAAACAAGTTAAGAGGCTGACTTGGAAGCTTATTCAAATCCCTCATCTCGCACCTTGTTTTCAATCTTCGGAGGTAAACTTTAATTACGTTATTGAACAACTAATAACCTGAACTTCAGACGAGATACTGCGCGGGATACGTGTTTTATGGAAAATTGCCTCCGACGAATATAATCGCGAACCTTGTGACCTTAAGCTCGAGTCTCCTCTTGTCGAGAAACTTTACTACTGCTGCACTTACGAATGGGGGCGGGTTACTTGCTTCACTCGGCAACAGCACGTGCTGTGTCACGTGGCGGTCACTTATCGTCGTCGGCTGTTTCTCGGACGGAacattttcattatatatatacgtatacatagcCTCGACACGCCTCACCACCGCCGCATCGACTTTGACCTTATCAACCATTATTTCGCAACACGGTTTACTGTGGCAgcatttctttcgaaaatccGCCATAAAATTCTCGGGCTCAAcgcgtgttttttttcaactacagTGAAAAGTCGCGACTTGATCGAACGGAGAAGAGATTGCCAGTAATTATGATAACTATTGATCGTGAATATGTAAGCAACTGCAAACACGTGGATGGAAATAAATTCGCTGAGAAGAATTATTTGTGGAATAATGAGCGAGCACGGAAAATTTCCATTACACTAAACGCTGTTAGCAAACCGTTAGAAATCGTCTGATTACAAGGGTCAAGTCCACTTACCACATTAGCCTGGCGCCAAATTTTTCTGTGCTCCATTCTTATACAGTGGTCagagtaaaattgaaacagtCACTCTCGCCGGACGTCAGTCAGTGACTCAATAAAAAAACGCAATCCAACCAACGACTACGAATCAATGACCTCGCTCTCTGATATCTAGCCAGAAAGAACTGGAAAGAAACCACATTGCACTATTCTGTAAGTCTCGCTGTAATGATTAGTTGAAATTCGGTCATCGCACATGTATAGGTGATCCAGCCTTGACCCCATCCAAATGTGTAGATCTTAAATCTATCTTA includes:
- the LOC124179825 gene encoding L-threonine ammonia-lyase-like isoform X2: MEHRKIWRQANVGDESVFDPYCVEGNPQKITFEDVTSAAFKIKSGIINTPCARSRLSDSMGMELYLKKDFLQTTGSFKERGARYALLMLSDEQKRNGVISASLGNHALALCYHGAKLGIPVTVVMPAVAPIMKIAACKQHGATVVVQGSDMGEAKQNAMQIGKEKGLVYINGYDHPHIMAGQGTLGLEVVEQVPDIDAVVVPVGGGGLIAGVALAIKTLHPHVKVIGVESHRCASFTAARTAGRPTYTPIESTLADGLAVPMVGYNAFVTADPLIDKLVVVKEEWIAIAILKLVESEKCIVEGAGATGLAAILAGQLDELKGKRVVLPLCGGNIDTTILGRCLERGLAAEGRLLKFTVTVSDRPGGISELCKMVADIGVSIKDIMHERAWIMSDIFSVEVKVVCETRDAHHARQLQEMLYNNYRRVVFGNSSEFSNGDDQSFTGC
- the LOC124179825 gene encoding L-threonine ammonia-lyase-like isoform X1 gives rise to the protein MRDLNKLPSQPLNLFASNGVNKSYSSTSNISVSSISTGDESVFDPYCVEGNPQKITFEDVTSAAFKIKSGIINTPCARSRLSDSMGMELYLKKDFLQTTGSFKERGARYALLMLSDEQKRNGVISASLGNHALALCYHGAKLGIPVTVVMPAVAPIMKIAACKQHGATVVVQGSDMGEAKQNAMQIGKEKGLVYINGYDHPHIMAGQGTLGLEVVEQVPDIDAVVVPVGGGGLIAGVALAIKTLHPHVKVIGVESHRCASFTAARTAGRPTYTPIESTLADGLAVPMVGYNAFVTADPLIDKLVVVKEEWIAIAILKLVESEKCIVEGAGATGLAAILAGQLDELKGKRVVLPLCGGNIDTTILGRCLERGLAAEGRLLKFTVTVSDRPGGISELCKMVADIGVSIKDIMHERAWIMSDIFSVEVKVVCETRDAHHARQLQEMLYNNYRRVVFGNSSEFSNGDDQSFTGC